Proteins encoded by one window of Vigna radiata var. radiata cultivar VC1973A chromosome 5, Vradiata_ver6, whole genome shotgun sequence:
- the LOC106761864 gene encoding callose synthase 2 translates to MSYRRGSDQPPQRRILRTQTAGNLGADPILDSEVVPSSLVEIAPILRVANEVEVINKRVAYLCRFYAFELAHRLDPQSSGRGVRQFKTALLQRLEKENVTTYEGRKKSDAREMQTFYRQYYEKYIDALQKAADKDRAQLTKAYQTAAVLFEVLKAVNRTEDVPVSEEIMQAHTKVEEQKQLYSPYNILPLDPESGKEAIMKYHEIQAAVLALRNIRGLPWTKGHANKVNEDILDWLQLMFGFQKDNVENQREHLILLLANVHIRQVPKPDQQPKLDDRALNEVMKKLFRNYKKWCKYLGRKSSLWLPTIQQEMQQRKLLYMGLYLLIWGEAANLRFMPECLCYIYHHMAFELYGMLAGNVSPLTGEPVKPAYGGENEAFLMKVVKPIYDVIAKEAKRSNMGKAKHSQWRNYDDLNEYFWSIDCFRLGWPMRVDSDFFSVPSRREQRQVNKDEENRVRATDRWSGKVNFVEIRTFWHVFRSFDRMWSFYILCLQAMIIIAWNGSGQLSSVFEGDVFKKVLSIFITAAILKLAQAVLDIVLSWKARNIMSLHVKLRYIFKAVLAAAWVIILPVTYAYSWKNPSGFAQTIKNWFGNGTGSPSLFILAVFIYLSPNILSALLFVFPFIRRYLERSNNSVVKLMMWWSQPRLFVGRGMQEGPLSLLKYTSFWVLLILSKLAFSYYLEIKPLVDPTRAIMNAHVSDYRWHEFFPHAKNNMGVVIAIWSPIILVYFMDTQIWYAIFSTIVGGIYGAFRRLGEIRTLELLRSRFDSIPGAFNGCLIPAEQTETKRKKSLKAHFSRKFEQVSSNKEKESARFAQLWNKIITSLREEDLIDNREMDLMLVPYSADRSLNLIQWPPFLLASKIPIAVSMAKDSFGKGQELEKRMLRDKYMKSAVEECYASFKSIINFLVLGDREKLVIQNIFQRVDEHIENKALLTELNLSAVPNLYARFVQLIERLLDNKGEDKDSIVILLLDMLEIVTRDIMEGDIEGLLDSSHGGSYGKDERFTPLDQQYIFSKLQFPVETDIDAWIEKIKRLQLLLTVKESAMDVPSNLDARRRITFFSNSLFMDMPPAPKVRNMMSFSLLTPYFDEAVLFSLNHLEEPNEDGVSILFYLQKIFPDEWKNFVQRFDYKSEEKLRVENEEDLRLWASYRGQTLTKTVRGMMYIRQALELQAFLDMAKDEELMKGYKAAELESRENSRLQGDRSLWTQCQSLADMKFTYVVSCQQYSTHKRSGDPRAKEILKLMIKYPSLRVAYIDEVEEPTKDSTRKRDKVYYSALVKAALPAKSNDSSETVQSLDQVIYRIKLPGPAILGEGKPENQNHAIIFTRGEGLQTIDMNQDNYMEEAFKMRNLLQEFLKQPDGPRKPTILGLREYIFTGSVSSLAWFMSNQEHSFVTIGQRLLAYPLKVRFHYGHPDVFDRLFHLTRGGVSKASKVINLSEDIFAGFNSTLREGNVTHHEYIQVGKGRDVGLNQISMFEAKIAAGNGEQTMSRDIYRLGHRFDFFRMLSCYYTTIGFYFSTLITVLTVYVFLYGRLYLSLSGLEESLNKQRAIRENKALQVALASQSVVQIGLLLALPMLMEIGLERGFRQALSEFVLMQLQLAPVFFTFSLGTKTHYYGRTLLHGGAQYRGTGRGFVVFHAKFADNYRLYSRSHFVKGIELVILLVVYHIFGHAYRGVVAYIFITITMWFMVGTWLFAPFLFNPSGFEWQKIVDDWTDWHKWISNRGGIGVSPDKSWESWWEKEHEHLRHSGKRGIATEIILAFRFFIYQYGLVYHLSITDSTQSVLVYGISWMIIFVILGLMKGVSLGRRRLSADYQLLFRLIEGSIFLTFLTIVIVLIAVAGLTIKDIIVCILAVMPTGWGLLLIAQACKPVIEKTGFWGSIRALARGYEVIMGLLLFTPVAFLAWFPFVSEFQTRMLFNQAFSRGLQISRILGGQRSDRSSNHKE, encoded by the exons ATGTCTTATAGAAGGGGGTCTGATCAGCCTCCGCAAAGGCGTATACTACGAACTCAGACTGCTGGGAATTTAGGAGCGGACCCAATCTTGGACAGTGAAGTGGTGCCTTCTTCACTTGTTGAGATAGCTCCCATCCTCCGTGTTGCTAATGAAGTAGAGGTTATCAATAAAAGAGTTGCTTATCTCT GTCGGTTTTATGCTTTTGAACTAGCTCACAGACTAGATCCCCAATCTAGTGGACGTGGTGTTCGCCAATTCAAAACTGCTCTTCTTCAGCGTCTAGAGAAG GAAAATGTCACAACATATGAGGGAAGAAAAAAGAGTGATGCTCGTGAAATGCAGACTTTTTATAGGCAGTACTACGAAAAGTATATTGATGCGTTACAAAAAGCTGCTGATAAGGACCG TGCTCAGCTCACAAAAGCATATCAAACGGCTGCTGTTTTATTTGAGGTATTGAAGGCAGTTAATCGAACAGAAGATGTTCCAGTATCTGAAGAG ATTATGCAAGCTCATACCAAGGTTGAGGAACAGAAGCAATTATATTCCCCTTATAATATTTTGCCACTTGATCCAGAGAGTGGAAAAGAGGCTATAATGAAATATCATGAG atTCAAGCTGCGGTTTTGGCACTCCGTAATATAAGGGGTTTGCCTTGGACAAAGGGTCATGCTAACAAAGTAAATGAAGACATTCTGGACTGGCTTCAGCTGATGTTTGGTTTCCAG AAGGACAATGTGGAAAATCAAAGGGAGCACTTGATTCTTTTGCTTGCGAATGTACATATTCGACAAGTTCCAAAACCTGATCAACAACCTAAG TTGGACGATCGTGCTTTAAATGAAGTGATGAAGAAACTCTTCAGAAACTACAAAAAGTGGTGCAAGTATTTGGGTCGCAAAAGTAGCCTCTG GTTGCCAACTATTCAGCAGGAAATGCAACAGCGCAAATTATTATACATGGGCCTATATCTTCTTATATGGGGAGAAGCTGCAAATTTGAGGTTTATGCCAGAATGCCTTTGTTATATCTACCATCAC ATGGCATTTGAGTTGTATGGGATGCTAGCTGGGAATGTTAGTCCACTGACCGGTGAACCAGTAAAGCCTGCCTATGGAGGTGAAAATGAGGCTTTTCTTATGAAAGTGGTAAAACCAATTTATGATGTAATAGCCAAG GAAGCTAAAAGGAGTAATATGGGAAAAGCAAAGCATTCTCAATGGAGAAACTATGAtgatttaaatgaatatttttg GTCAATTGATTGTTTTCGGTTAGGGTGGCCCATGCGTGTTGACTCTGATTTCTTCTCTGTGCCTTCTCGTCGGGAACAACGTCAAGTTAACAAAGACGAG GAAAATAGAGTTCGAGCCACAGACCGGTGGAGTggaaaagttaattttgttgaaatacGCACATTTTGGCATGTATTTAGAAGTTTCGATAGAATGTGGAGCTTTTATATACTCTGTTTACAG GCGATGATAATCATTGCTTGGAATGGTTCTGGCCAATTAAGCTCCGTATTTGAGGGTGATGTTTTCAAGAAAGTTCTTAGCATCTTCATAACTGCTGCAATATTGAAGCTTGCACAAG CCGTTCTGGACATAGTCCTTAGTTGGAAAGCAAGGAACATCATGTCGCTTCATGTGAAGCTGCGGTATATTTTTAAGGCAGTTTTAGCAGCAGCATGGGTCATAATTTTACCAGTCACTTATGCTTATAGTTGGAAAAATCCATCTGGCTTTGCACAAACCATTAAAAATTGGTTTGGCAATGGTACAGGTTCCCCTTCTTTGTTCATTTTGGCTGTCTTCATTTACTTATCTCCAAACATTCTCTCTGCACTGTTATTTGTGTTCCCATTCATCCGCCGGTATCTGGAGAGGTCTAACAATAGTGTTGTGAAGCTCATGATGTGGTGGTCTCAG CCTCGGCTCTTTGTTGGAAGAGGAATGCAGGAGGGTCCACTTTCATTGTTGAA GTACACTTCTTTCTGGGTTCTCCTAATTCTATCTAAATTAGCATTCAGTTACTACCTGGAG ATAAAGCCTCTTGTGGATCCAACAAGAGCCATCATGAATGCTCATGTATCAGATTACAGATGGCATGAGTTCTTCCCTCATG CCAAAAACAATATGGGTGTAGTGATTGCTATATGGTCCCCTATCATACTC GTCTACTTTATGGATACACAGATTTGGTATGCTATCTTCTCTACAATAGTAGGAGGCATATATGGTGCATTTCGACGATTGGGAGAG aTTCGAACCTTGGAATTACTTAGGTCTCGTTTTGATTCAATTCCGGGTGCTTTTAATGGTTGCTTGATTCCCGCAGAACAGACTGAGACAAAACGAAAGAAGAGCCTAAAGGCCCACTTTTCTCGCAAGTTTGAACAG GTCTCTTCTAATAAAGAGAAGGAATCTGCACGATTTGCACAGTTATGGAACAAAATAATCACTAGTCTGAGGGAGGAGGACCTAATTGATAACAG GGAGATGGACCTCATGCTCGTACCATATTCGGCCGACCGTTCTTTAAATCTCATCCAGTGGCCACCTTTCTTACTTGCTAGCAAG ATCCCTATAGCCGTGTCAATGGCCAAAGACAGTTTTGGAAAAGGACAAGAACTGGAAAAAAGAATGTTAAGAGACAAGTACATGAAATCTGCTGTTGAGGAATGCTATGCTTCTTTTAAAAGCATTATTAACTTCTTGGTTCTTGGAGACCGTGAGAAATT ggttatacaaaatatttttcaaagagtTGATGAGCACATAGAAAACAAAGCTCTGCTCACAGAATTGAATCTGAGTGCTGTCCCTAATCTGTATGCTCGATTTGTTCAACTGATTGAACGTTTg TTGGATAACAAAGGGGAAGACAAGGATTCAATTGTGATACTCTTGCTTGACATGCTAGAGATTGTGACCAGAGACATAATGGAAGGAGACATTGAGGG TTTGCTAGATTCAAGCCATGGTGGGTCTTATGGGAAAGATGAAAGGTTTACACCCCTTGATCAACAATATATCTTTAGTAAACTTCAATTTCCTGTTGAAACAGATATTGACGCTTGGATAGAGAAA ATAAAAAGGCTTCAATTACTGCTTACTGTCAAGGAATCTGCTATGGATGTTCCATCCAACTTGGATGCTCGCAGGCGTATAACTTTCTTCTCTAATTCATTGTTTATGGATATGCCACCTGCTCCCAAAGTTCGGAACATGATGTCCTTCTC TCTTTTGACACCATACTTTGATGAAGCTGTTCTTTTCTCCTTAAATCACCTGGAAGAGCCAAATGAAGATGGAGTATCTATCCTCTTTTACCTGCAAAAGATATTTCCAG ATGAATGGAAAAACTTTGTTCAGCGTTTTGATtataaaagtgaagaaaaactCAGAGTAGAGAATGAAGAAGATCTTCGTTTATGGGCATCATACAGAGGACAGACATTGACCAAAACTG TCCGAGGAATGATGTATATTCGACAAGCATTGGAGCTACAGGCTTTTCTTGACATGGCGAAGGATGAAG AATTAATGAAAGGTTACAAGGCTGCAGAGCTAGAGAGCAGGGAAAATTCAAGGTTACAAGGTGACAGGTCATTGTGGACACAATGTCAATCATTAGCTGACATGAAATTCACATACGTAGTTTCATGTCAACAATATAGTACTCATAAGCGATCTGGTGATCCCAGGgcaaaagaaattttaaagctTATGATCAA GTACCCATCTCTTCGAGTTGCTTACATTGATGAGGTTGAAGAGCCTACCAAAGATTCAACCCGAAAAAGAGATAAGGTTTATTATTCAGCTCTGGTGAAAGCTGCATTACCGGCAAAGTCAAATGATTCATCTGAAACAGTTCAGAGTTTAGACCAG GTAATTTACAGGATAAAGCTTCCTGGACCAGCAATATTGGGTGAGGGAAAGCCAGAAAATCAAAACCATGCCATCATTTTCACACGTGGGGAAGGCTTGCAAACAATTGATATGAATCAG GATAATTATATGGAAGAAGCTTTCAAAATGAGGAATTTGCTGCAGGAATTTCTCAAACAACCTGATGGTCCAAGAAAGCCAACAATACTTGGACTCCGAGAGTATATATTTACTGGCAG TGTTTCATCTCTTGCGTGGTTTATGTCAAATCAAGAGCATAGTTTTGTGACAATTGGACAAAGATTGTTGGCTTACCCCTTGAA AGTGCGGTTCCATTATGGCCATCCAGATGTGTTTGATAGACTTTTCCACCTAACAAGAGGGGGTGTAAGCAAGGCTTCTAAGGTCATCAACTTGAGTGAGGATATATTTGCAG GTTTCAATTCTACTTTACGTGAAGGAAATGTCACTCATCATGAGTACATACAAGTCGGTAAAGGAAGGGATGTGGGACTTAACCAAATATCAATGTTTGAAGCAAAAATTGCTGCTGGTAACGGTGAGCAGACGATGAGTAGAGACATATACAGGCTTGGACACCGTTTTGATTTCTTCCGAATGCTATCTTGTTATTACACTACCATTGGCTTCTATTTCAGTACCCTG ATAACTGTCCTCACAGTTTATGTATTCCTTTATGGACGCCTCTATCTTTCCCTTAGTGGACTTGAAGAAAGTTTGAACAAACAGAGAGCTATTCGAGAAAACAAAGCTCTTCAAGTAGCTCTTGCTTCTCAGTCAGTTGTGCAAATTGGACTTTTATTAGCGTTGCCTATGTTGATGGAAATTGGCTTGGAGAGGGGATTCCGTCAGGCATTAAGTGAATTTGTACTCATGCAACTACAGTTAGCACCtgtatttttcacattttctctTGGAACAAAAACACACTATTATGGAAGGACATTGCTTCATGGAGGTGCACAGTACAGAGGCACAGGCCGTGGTTTTGTGGTGTTTCATGCTAAATTTGCTGATAACTACAGGCTCTATTCTCGCAGCCATTTTGTTAAAGGAATTGAACTGGTGATTCTGCTTGTGGTCTACCATATATTTGGTCATGCATACAGAGGAGTGGTTGCCTATATTTTCATTACTATAACCATGTGGTTCATGGTAGGGACATGGCTTTTTGCTCCCTTCCTTTTCAATCCATCAGGCTTTGAGTGGCAGAAGATAGTTGATGACTGGACAGATTGGCATAAATGGATAAGCAACCGTGGAGGCATTGGTGTATCACCTGATAAAAGTTGGGAATCCTGGTGGGAAAAGGAGCATGAGCATCTTCGGCACTCTGGAAAGCGTGGTATTGCTACTGAGATCATATTAGCCTTCCGCTTTTTCATATATCAATATGGCCTTGTATATCACTTGTCAATTACTGATTCGACTCAAAGTGTTCTG GTTTATGGTATTTCATGGATGATAATCTTTGTAATATTGGGTTTAATGAAG GGTGTATCTCTGGGGAGGCGACGCCTTAGCGCAGACTACCAGCTTTTATTTCGATTGATTGAGGGTTCAATTTTCTTGACATTTCTTACCATCGTCATAGTCTTAATAGCAGTTGCCGGATTGACAATTAAGGACATAATAGTTTGCATCCTAGCAGTCATGCCAACAGGCTGGGGGTTGCTGCTG ATTGCACAAGCTTGTAAGCCTGTCATTGAAAAAACTGGGTTTTGGGGGTCTATTCGGGCACTTGCTCGGGGATATGAAGTGATAATGGGCTTGCTTCTCTTCACACCAGTTGCTTTCTTGGCATGGTTCCCATTTGTTTCAGAGTTTCAAACACGTATGCTCTTCAACCAAGCTTTCAGTAGAGGTTTACAGATTTCTCGTATTCTTGGTGGGCAAAGAAGTGATCGCTCCTCCAACCACAAAGAGTGA